The proteins below are encoded in one region of Arthrobacter sp. CJ23:
- a CDS encoding MFS transporter, which produces MGGVTPPEKPATAASELAASELLVDAEIDDVPAAEPTRVTTRRGLVFLGICLVLIGLNLRTVFSSFSAVLPEVTADAGLPGWAVVVLTTVPVTLLGVFAPLAPVLARRFGAERVLLGAMAMLTAGLLLRPMDLAGAGHLPALLLGTAACGAAIALCNVLLPGLVKRDFPHRLGLMGGLYTTAICASAALGAGFTYPVFTAAGHWTSALWFWALPAGVVLLLFLPLALRQHPVRHGVAAGGVNVWRSAVAWQVTIFMALQAMMSFSVFAWLAPILRDRGIDGGTAGLIVSVSIVLQMLGSFLAPGLAARFKDQRAINAVVALMTGGGFALSIFGPTELIWVWTGLLGLGQGSLTAVALTMIMLRTRDAHTAAHLSGMMQGVGYGLGSTGTLMVGQLHQATGGFAAAGILFLVVGSLAAVFGYRAGRKRFVGG; this is translated from the coding sequence ATGGGGGGCGTGACACCTCCCGAGAAACCCGCCACAGCCGCCTCTGAGCTGGCCGCCTCCGAACTGCTCGTCGACGCCGAGATCGACGACGTCCCCGCAGCCGAACCCACCCGGGTCACGACGCGCCGCGGGCTCGTTTTCCTGGGGATCTGCCTGGTCCTGATCGGCCTCAACCTGCGGACCGTGTTTTCCAGCTTCTCGGCGGTGCTGCCGGAAGTCACCGCCGACGCCGGCCTGCCGGGCTGGGCGGTGGTGGTCCTCACCACCGTGCCCGTCACCCTGCTGGGCGTGTTCGCGCCGCTGGCCCCGGTCCTGGCCCGCCGCTTCGGCGCCGAACGGGTGCTGCTGGGTGCGATGGCCATGCTGACGGCCGGGCTGTTGCTGCGCCCCATGGACCTCGCCGGCGCCGGCCACCTGCCGGCGCTCCTCCTCGGCACGGCGGCGTGTGGCGCCGCGATCGCCCTGTGCAACGTGCTCCTTCCGGGCCTGGTCAAGCGCGACTTCCCGCACCGGCTCGGCCTCATGGGCGGGCTCTACACCACGGCCATCTGCGCCTCGGCGGCCCTCGGGGCCGGCTTCACCTACCCCGTCTTCACCGCTGCCGGGCACTGGACCTCGGCGCTGTGGTTCTGGGCGCTGCCCGCCGGCGTCGTGCTCCTGCTGTTCCTGCCGCTGGCGCTGCGCCAGCATCCGGTCCGCCACGGCGTGGCAGCCGGCGGCGTCAATGTGTGGCGCTCGGCCGTGGCCTGGCAGGTGACCATTTTCATGGCACTGCAGGCCATGATGTCCTTCAGCGTGTTCGCCTGGCTGGCGCCGATCCTGCGCGACCGCGGAATCGACGGCGGCACGGCCGGGCTGATCGTGTCCGTCTCGATCGTCCTGCAGATGCTGGGTTCCTTCCTGGCGCCGGGCCTGGCCGCCCGGTTCAAGGACCAGCGCGCCATCAACGCCGTGGTGGCGCTGATGACCGGCGGCGGCTTCGCCCTGAGCATCTTCGGCCCCACGGAGCTGATCTGGGTCTGGACCGGACTCCTGGGGCTGGGCCAGGGGAGCCTGACGGCCGTGGCACTGACCATGATCATGCTGCGGACGCGGGACGCGCACACCGCCGCGCACCTGTCCGGCATGATGCAGGGCGTGGGCTACGGCCTGGGTTCCACGGGAACGCTCATGGTGGGTCAGTTGCACCAGGCCACGGGAGGCTTCGCCGCGGCCGGCATCCTGTTCCTCGTGGTCGGCTCCCTGGCCGCCGTGTTCGGATACCGGGCCGGGCGCAAGAGGTTTGTGGGCGGCTAA
- the trmB gene encoding tRNA (guanosine(46)-N7)-methyltransferase TrmB, with protein sequence MSETPESPDAPRPVTPGSQASFGTYGGRPVSFVRRGTRLQGRRQAAWEEHSDRWAIQVPRHVANTSVHPDYTFDAEAEFGRKAPLIVEIGSGLGDAVCHAAEQNPDKDFLAVEVYTPGLANTLIKINSRGLTNVRVVEANAPEVLESMLPAGSVSELWVFFPDPWHKARHHKRRLIQPAFAGIAAKALEKGGFWRIATDWSNYAVHVREVLAGSTEFENMHEGERSGTESPLTQVWESGVESMVGGAPVKEGRAPVSTEHTGPNEGVDHVGGWAPRFDGRIRTSFEGKAHEAGRMIFDLTYRRI encoded by the coding sequence ATGAGTGAAACCCCAGAATCCCCCGATGCACCGCGCCCCGTGACCCCCGGAAGCCAGGCCTCCTTCGGCACCTACGGCGGCCGGCCTGTCAGTTTTGTGCGCCGCGGCACCCGCCTGCAAGGCCGCCGCCAGGCTGCATGGGAAGAGCACTCGGACCGCTGGGCCATCCAGGTACCGCGGCATGTGGCCAACACCTCGGTGCACCCGGACTACACCTTCGACGCCGAGGCGGAGTTCGGGCGCAAGGCGCCCCTAATCGTGGAGATCGGATCAGGCCTGGGTGACGCCGTCTGCCACGCCGCCGAGCAGAACCCGGACAAGGACTTCCTGGCCGTGGAGGTCTACACCCCGGGCCTGGCCAACACGCTGATCAAGATCAACAGCCGCGGCCTCACCAATGTGCGCGTGGTGGAGGCCAACGCCCCCGAGGTCCTGGAATCCATGCTCCCCGCCGGCTCCGTGAGCGAGCTCTGGGTCTTCTTCCCGGACCCTTGGCACAAGGCCCGGCACCACAAGCGCCGGCTCATCCAGCCCGCCTTTGCCGGCATCGCGGCCAAGGCCCTGGAAAAGGGCGGCTTCTGGCGGATCGCCACAGACTGGTCCAACTACGCCGTGCACGTGCGCGAGGTCCTGGCCGGTTCCACCGAGTTCGAGAACATGCACGAGGGCGAGCGGAGCGGCACCGAAAGCCCCCTCACCCAGGTGTGGGAGTCCGGCGTCGAGTCCATGGTGGGCGGCGCGCCGGTCAAGGAAGGCCGCGCCCCCGTCAGCACGGAACACACCGGACCCAACGAAGGCGTGGACCATGTGGGCGGCTGGGCTCCCCGCTTCGACGGCCGCATCCGCACCAGCTTCGAGGGCAAGGCGCACGAAGCCGGCCGCATGATCTTCGACCTCACGTACCGCAGGATCTAG
- a CDS encoding type II toxin-antitoxin system RatA family toxin gives MPQVRAERFIRLDPETAFALSQTTGEFRLKWDPFISAQGFLDGATAAGKGVRTRTVSRLGLRMVSEYVSYTPPRNVGMTMVSGPWFFENFGGGWRFTPDDGGTRAVWKYTFSCRPAFLRPVAERIGAWLLGREIERRIEAFARACENQDLLAELRSGN, from the coding sequence ATGCCCCAGGTACGTGCGGAACGGTTCATCCGGCTGGACCCGGAGACGGCCTTTGCCCTGTCCCAGACCACCGGCGAATTCCGGTTGAAGTGGGACCCCTTCATTTCCGCGCAGGGCTTTCTGGACGGCGCCACCGCCGCCGGCAAGGGCGTCCGCACTCGCACAGTGTCCCGGCTGGGCCTGCGCATGGTCAGCGAATACGTCTCCTACACGCCACCCAGGAACGTGGGCATGACGATGGTGTCCGGCCCGTGGTTCTTTGAGAACTTCGGCGGCGGCTGGCGTTTCACCCCCGACGACGGCGGCACCCGCGCCGTCTGGAAGTACACCTTCTCTTGCCGCCCGGCTTTCCTGAGGCCCGTCGCGGAGCGGATCGGCGCCTGGCTGCTGGGCCGCGAAATCGAGCGGCGGATCGAGGCATTCGCCCGCGCCTGCGAGAACCAGGACCTCCTCGCGGAGCTGCGTTCCGGCAACTGA
- the ilvD gene encoding dihydroxy-acid dehydratase: MPPLRSRTVTHGRNMVGARALLRAAGVNGADFGKPIIAVANSFTEFVPGHTHLQPVGRIVSDAIIEAGGIPREFNTIAVDDGIAMGHGGMLYSLPSRDLIADSVEYMVNAHCADALICISNCDKITPGMMMAAMRLNIPTVFVSGGPMEGGTAVLVDGTVRKRLNLISAIADAVNDSVSDEDLLAIEETSCPTCGSCSGMFTANSMNCLTEALGLSLPGNGTILATHTARKALYQDAGKAIVDITNAYYSDDDESVLPRAIAGRAAFENAMTMDIAMGGSSNTILHLLAAAQEAELDFTLEDIDAISRRTPCLTKVAPNGDYLVEDVHRAGGIPAILGELDRGGMLRHDVRSVHGPDLRSWLDDWDIRGGKATDAAVELFHAAPGCVRSATAFSQSERWDTLDTDDANGCIRSVKNAHTVEGGLAVLRGNISVDGCVVKTAGVDESIFKFSGPAVVFESQDAAVEAILSKRIVAGDVVVIRYEGPRGGPGMQEMLYPTSFLKGLGLGAKCALITDGRFSGGTSGLSIGHISPEAAAGGAIALVEDGDTISIDIPSRSITVEVPDDELDRRRALLEATTGYQPRNRERAVSPALRAYAAFALSADKGAVRHVPLEPLRATATLV, translated from the coding sequence ATGCCTCCACTACGTTCACGAACAGTCACCCACGGCCGCAACATGGTCGGTGCCCGCGCCCTCCTCCGCGCTGCAGGCGTCAACGGCGCCGATTTCGGCAAGCCGATCATCGCCGTCGCCAACAGCTTCACCGAATTTGTCCCCGGACACACCCACCTCCAGCCGGTGGGGCGCATCGTCTCCGACGCCATCATCGAGGCCGGCGGCATCCCGCGCGAATTCAACACCATTGCCGTGGACGACGGCATCGCCATGGGCCACGGCGGCATGCTCTACTCGCTGCCCTCCCGCGACCTGATCGCCGACTCGGTGGAGTACATGGTCAACGCGCACTGCGCCGATGCCCTGATCTGCATCTCCAACTGCGACAAGATCACCCCCGGCATGATGATGGCCGCCATGCGCCTGAACATCCCCACCGTCTTTGTCAGCGGCGGCCCCATGGAGGGCGGCACCGCCGTCCTGGTGGACGGTACCGTCCGCAAGCGCCTGAACTTGATCTCCGCCATCGCCGACGCCGTCAACGACTCCGTCTCCGACGAGGACCTTCTGGCCATCGAGGAAACGTCCTGCCCCACGTGCGGTTCCTGCTCGGGCATGTTCACGGCCAACTCCATGAACTGCCTCACCGAAGCGCTCGGCCTCTCGCTGCCGGGCAACGGCACCATCCTGGCCACGCACACGGCCCGCAAGGCGCTGTACCAGGACGCCGGCAAGGCGATCGTGGACATCACCAACGCCTACTACTCCGATGACGATGAAAGCGTACTGCCGCGCGCCATCGCCGGCCGTGCGGCGTTCGAGAACGCCATGACCATGGACATCGCCATGGGCGGCTCCTCCAACACCATCCTGCACCTGCTCGCCGCAGCACAGGAGGCCGAGCTGGACTTCACGCTCGAAGACATCGACGCGATCTCCCGCCGCACCCCCTGCCTCACCAAGGTTGCCCCCAACGGCGACTACCTGGTGGAGGACGTCCACCGCGCCGGCGGCATCCCCGCGATCCTGGGCGAATTGGACCGCGGCGGAATGCTCCGCCACGATGTGCGCTCCGTCCACGGCCCGGACCTGCGCTCCTGGCTGGACGACTGGGACATCCGCGGCGGCAAGGCCACGGACGCCGCGGTCGAACTGTTCCACGCGGCCCCCGGCTGCGTCCGCTCCGCCACGGCCTTCTCCCAGTCCGAGCGCTGGGACACCCTGGACACCGACGATGCGAACGGCTGCATCCGCTCGGTCAAGAACGCCCACACCGTGGAGGGCGGCCTGGCCGTGCTCCGGGGCAACATCTCGGTGGACGGCTGCGTGGTGAAGACCGCCGGCGTGGACGAATCGATTTTCAAGTTCTCCGGCCCGGCCGTGGTCTTCGAATCCCAGGATGCCGCCGTGGAGGCCATCCTGAGCAAGCGGATCGTGGCCGGCGACGTGGTGGTCATCCGCTACGAAGGACCCCGCGGCGGCCCGGGCATGCAGGAAATGCTCTACCCGACGTCGTTCCTGAAGGGCCTGGGGCTGGGCGCGAAGTGCGCCCTGATCACCGACGGCCGCTTCTCCGGCGGCACCTCGGGACTGTCCATCGGCCACATCTCCCCGGAGGCTGCCGCGGGAGGAGCCATCGCGCTCGTCGAGGACGGGGACACGATTTCCATCGACATCCCCTCCCGTTCCATCACGGTGGAAGTGCCCGACGACGAACTTGACCGCCGCCGTGCACTGCTGGAAGCCACCACCGGCTACCAGCCCCGCAACCGTGAGCGTGCCGTCTCACCGGCGCTGCGCGCCTACGCCGCGTTCGCGCTCTCGGCAGACAAGGGAGCGGTGCGGCACGTGCCGCTGGAACCCCTGCGGGCCACCGCCACGCTGGTCTAG
- a CDS encoding helix-turn-helix transcriptional regulator — protein MNDERRRELGQFLRDRRANLVRAELGLAPIGRNRTLGLRREEVASFAAVSVTWYTWIEQGREVNASRQVLEAIARVLGLTGAEKTYVLAMGGYTPVPAAETAMIEEAPAHLQRLLDSLGFPAFAVAPDWGITGWNRAYAGLYSRIASVDPAERNLLWLIFTDPHLREMLPDWEETSRHFVAEFRAEAGARLGSAAHTELISRLGKASPEFAQLWADRGVERFASRQRVFLHPVLGELVFEQHRLVPSDAPDLHLVMYAPVPGTSTAQRMPALVAG, from the coding sequence ATGAATGATGAACGACGGCGGGAACTGGGCCAGTTCCTGCGCGACCGCCGGGCGAACCTCGTGCGCGCGGAGCTGGGGCTGGCGCCCATCGGCCGCAACCGCACCCTGGGGCTGCGCCGGGAGGAGGTGGCGTCCTTCGCCGCGGTCAGCGTCACCTGGTACACCTGGATCGAACAGGGCCGGGAAGTCAACGCCTCCAGGCAGGTGCTCGAGGCCATCGCGCGCGTGCTTGGCCTGACCGGTGCTGAAAAAACGTATGTGCTGGCGATGGGCGGCTACACGCCTGTTCCGGCCGCCGAGACGGCCATGATCGAGGAAGCCCCCGCACACCTGCAGCGCCTCCTTGATTCCCTCGGCTTCCCGGCCTTCGCCGTGGCCCCGGACTGGGGCATCACCGGCTGGAACCGGGCCTACGCCGGCCTGTACTCGCGGATCGCGTCCGTGGACCCGGCCGAGCGGAACCTGCTCTGGCTGATCTTCACGGACCCGCACCTGCGCGAGATGCTGCCCGACTGGGAAGAGACCTCACGCCACTTCGTGGCCGAGTTCCGGGCCGAGGCGGGTGCCCGGCTCGGATCGGCGGCCCACACCGAGCTGATCAGCCGGCTCGGCAAGGCCAGCCCGGAATTCGCCCAGCTCTGGGCCGACCGCGGCGTGGAGCGGTTCGCCTCAAGGCAACGGGTCTTCCTGCATCCCGTCCTGGGCGAACTGGTCTTTGAACAGCACCGCCTGGTGCCCTCGGACGCACCGGACCTGCACCTGGTCATGTACGCCCCGGTGCCGGGTACGTCCACCGCACAAAGGATGCCGGCACTCGTGGCGGGCTAG
- the lipA gene encoding lipoyl synthase, translated as MTLAPEGRKLLRVEQRNAAVPVERKPEWIKAKVQMGPEFVGLKNLVKKEGLHTVCEEAGCPNIFECWEDKEATFLIGGSECTRRCDFCQIDTGKPSPVDRFEPTKVARSVQAMNLRYATVTGVARDDLADEGVWLYAETVRKIHELNPGTGVELLIPDFSGKPEHIAAICDSAPEVFAHNVETVPRIFKRIRPAFRYERSLDVITQGRDLGMVTKSNLILGMGETRQEISEALADLHAAGCDLITITQYLRPSERHLPVDRWVKPQEFVDLATEAEELGFLGVMSGPLVRSSYRAGRLWATAMRKKGRQIPAHLAHIAEGIQDSGTTRQEARTILAAHAGA; from the coding sequence ATGACCCTGGCACCTGAAGGCCGCAAGCTGCTGCGCGTTGAACAGCGCAACGCCGCCGTCCCGGTCGAACGCAAGCCCGAATGGATCAAGGCCAAGGTCCAGATGGGCCCGGAGTTCGTGGGCCTGAAGAACCTCGTCAAGAAGGAAGGCCTGCACACCGTCTGCGAGGAAGCCGGCTGCCCCAACATCTTCGAATGCTGGGAAGACAAGGAAGCGACCTTCCTGATCGGCGGCTCCGAATGCACCCGCCGCTGCGACTTCTGCCAGATCGACACCGGCAAGCCCTCCCCCGTGGACCGCTTCGAACCCACCAAGGTGGCCCGCTCCGTGCAGGCCATGAACCTGCGCTACGCCACCGTCACCGGCGTGGCCCGCGACGACCTCGCGGACGAGGGCGTCTGGCTCTACGCCGAGACCGTCCGCAAGATCCACGAACTGAACCCCGGCACCGGCGTCGAACTGCTCATCCCGGACTTCTCCGGCAAACCCGAGCACATCGCCGCGATCTGCGACTCCGCCCCGGAGGTGTTCGCGCACAACGTCGAGACCGTGCCCCGCATCTTCAAGCGCATCCGGCCCGCGTTCCGCTACGAACGCTCCCTGGACGTCATCACCCAGGGCCGGGACCTGGGCATGGTCACCAAGTCCAACCTCATCCTGGGCATGGGCGAAACCCGCCAGGAGATCTCCGAGGCCCTCGCGGACCTGCACGCCGCCGGCTGCGACCTGATCACCATCACCCAGTACCTGCGCCCCTCCGAACGGCACCTGCCCGTGGACCGCTGGGTCAAGCCCCAGGAATTCGTGGACCTCGCCACCGAGGCCGAGGAGCTCGGCTTCCTGGGCGTCATGTCCGGGCCCCTGGTCCGCTCCTCCTACCGCGCCGGCCGGCTCTGGGCCACCGCGATGCGCAAGAAGGGCCGGCAGATCCCCGCCCACCTGGCCCACATCGCCGAAGGCATCCAGGACTCCGGCACCACCCGCCAGGAAGCCCGCACCATCCTCGCCGCCCACGCCGGCGCCTGA
- a CDS encoding methylenetetrahydrofolate reductase, protein MFPTRLEIIPSEGIVEKVRAAVPLGTTLTITCLPHHGIGRTMRAAVELSRLGYRAVPHLAARALEDRSQLAGILRDCDGAGIREVFAVGGDTPRPAGPYGTSAELMEDIAQYSGGSIAVGVAGYPEGHPAVSGLDLLEDLLTKQHMASHVVTQMCFSAPKIVDFVALLRREGVDLPVWAGVAGAVPRTKLVSLATQIGVGTSLKFLSRKGPLARRLLSGDRYSPAPLVAGLAENQDRIAGIHLYTFNSLDAAAANQAAADHAAAPDALGTAPASA, encoded by the coding sequence ATGTTCCCCACACGACTTGAGATCATCCCTTCCGAGGGCATCGTCGAAAAGGTCCGCGCGGCCGTGCCGCTGGGCACCACGCTCACCATCACCTGCCTGCCCCACCACGGCATCGGGCGCACCATGCGGGCCGCCGTCGAGCTCTCGCGGCTCGGCTACAGGGCCGTCCCGCACCTCGCGGCCCGTGCCCTGGAGGACCGCTCGCAGCTGGCCGGAATCCTGCGCGACTGCGACGGCGCCGGCATCCGGGAAGTCTTCGCCGTCGGCGGGGACACGCCGCGGCCCGCAGGACCCTACGGCACGTCGGCAGAACTGATGGAAGACATCGCCCAGTACTCCGGCGGCAGCATCGCCGTCGGCGTGGCCGGCTACCCCGAGGGCCACCCGGCCGTGTCCGGACTGGACCTGCTGGAAGACCTGCTGACCAAGCAGCACATGGCCAGCCACGTGGTCACGCAGATGTGCTTCTCCGCCCCGAAAATCGTCGACTTCGTGGCCCTGCTGCGCCGCGAAGGCGTGGATCTGCCCGTGTGGGCTGGCGTGGCCGGCGCCGTTCCCCGGACGAAGCTCGTCTCGCTGGCAACCCAGATCGGCGTCGGCACCTCCCTGAAGTTCCTCAGCCGCAAGGGCCCGCTCGCCCGCCGGCTCCTGAGCGGGGACCGGTATTCGCCGGCGCCCCTCGTGGCCGGACTCGCGGAGAACCAGGACAGGATCGCGGGCATCCATCTCTACACCTTCAACAGCCTGGACGCAGCCGCTGCAAATCAGGCCGCCGCGGACCACGCGGCCGCACCGGACGCCCTCGGCACCGCACCGGCGTCGGCCTGA
- a CDS encoding zf-HC2 domain-containing protein, protein MSGNAIHQLLGAYLLGGLEAAEARAFEDHLAGCAECRRELEELESLPALLDAVPAPDAVALTAGRPAVDPSPLLVEPAETLKHKVLDELAARRRTSRRRRSAVMAGVAAACLALGFLAGPLLNQPPKPDASYSVQAGSGLQLTVGMVKKTWGTELEVDGRSMPLEGTLYLWVKGRDGAEELACGWTATPSGRIKVTGATPVQLAGIAGVELRDEAQRTVAAISVP, encoded by the coding sequence ATGAGCGGAAACGCCATCCACCAGCTGCTCGGCGCCTATCTGCTGGGCGGCCTGGAAGCGGCCGAGGCGCGCGCCTTCGAGGACCACCTCGCCGGGTGCGCGGAGTGCCGCCGCGAGCTTGAGGAGCTCGAAAGCCTTCCGGCGCTGCTCGACGCCGTTCCCGCGCCCGACGCCGTGGCGCTCACCGCCGGGCGCCCCGCCGTCGACCCCTCCCCGCTCCTGGTGGAGCCTGCCGAAACCCTCAAGCACAAGGTGCTGGACGAGCTTGCGGCGCGCAGGCGGACGTCCCGACGCCGGCGCTCGGCTGTTATGGCGGGCGTCGCCGCCGCCTGCCTGGCGCTGGGCTTCCTGGCCGGGCCGCTGCTGAACCAGCCGCCCAAACCGGACGCGAGCTACTCGGTGCAGGCGGGCAGCGGGCTGCAGCTGACGGTGGGCATGGTGAAGAAGACCTGGGGCACCGAGCTGGAGGTGGACGGCCGGAGCATGCCGCTGGAGGGCACCCTGTACCTGTGGGTGAAGGGCCGGGACGGCGCCGAGGAGCTTGCCTGCGGCTGGACCGCCACGCCCAGCGGCCGCATCAAGGTCACCGGCGCCACGCCCGTGCAGCTGGCCGGGATCGCCGGCGTCGAGCTCCGAGACGAAGCCCAGCGCACGGTGGCCGCGATTTCGGTGCCGTAG
- a CDS encoding sigma-70 family RNA polymerase sigma factor encodes MPLDEDVVAAIYRDHGTALRRFVLSCTPDANLADDVVQETILRVWQHAPQITGSLRSYLFRTARNVIIDNYRKAQRRPSETGEQDLPDRGASERVDELLNRVLMEEALLRLSTEHREVLVALHYQRFTVNEAALRLNIPSGTVKSRAFYAVKALRTILDEMGVAR; translated from the coding sequence ATGCCGCTGGACGAGGACGTGGTGGCCGCGATCTACCGCGACCATGGGACCGCGCTGCGCCGCTTTGTGCTCAGCTGCACGCCGGACGCGAACCTGGCGGACGACGTCGTGCAGGAAACCATCCTGCGCGTGTGGCAGCACGCCCCGCAGATCACCGGAAGCCTGCGCAGCTACCTGTTCCGCACGGCCCGCAACGTCATCATCGACAACTACCGCAAGGCCCAGCGCCGGCCCTCGGAAACCGGCGAGCAAGACCTGCCGGATCGCGGCGCCTCGGAGCGCGTGGACGAGCTCCTGAACCGTGTCCTGATGGAAGAGGCGCTGCTCCGGCTCAGCACCGAGCACCGCGAGGTCCTGGTGGCCCTGCACTACCAGCGCTTCACCGTGAACGAGGCGGCCCTGAGGCTGAACATCCCCAGCGGCACCGTCAAATCCCGGGCCTTCTACGCAGTGAAGGCCCTCCGCACGATCCTCGACGAAATGGGGGTGGCACGATGA